GTCAGTGCGATTTGGGTTGATTTTATAAATTTCGTGTTTTATTAGGCAGATATGTTTTCTGATCAGAGAGGATACTTTCCGACTGGCAGAAAGGCCATTTGGCATAATTATTGCTATAATTTGTAGTGAAAAAATAGGGAGTCAACTAATGGAAAACGAAAATCGCGACAAAAAATGGGAAAAACCGAAACTAACGTTAATAGCTGCGGCAGCGGTATCGGAAACGGTCCTTTCTTTTTCAGAGGAACCTCCCCCACCTCCAGGGTATCCAGGAGGGCCTCAACAACCTTAAACTCTATCGGCATATAGGTTAGGGCCTCTATAAGAAACATGCACGAAAGCGCCATCATTGGAGAAAGTTGTTGGTTGCAAAGGAGTCCAGCCGCTCAGCTTCCGGCTTTTCCGTATGAGGATTTTTTTAAAAATTCATGGCCATTTTGGCCGGGACAACCCCGGAGAAAATCAAAAAGGGGGAGAAATGGTAAGATTCGTTATTGGTTGGGCCATATTGCTATCAATGTCATTCGTCTCGGGTGTATCAGCGGAATACATTGATGTCACACCCGATAACAAGCCGAAGTCTTATGGGTATTTAGCTGTCTACTTTCAATTTGATTTCAATTATGATGGAGTTTTTTCTACGGACACATATACCGGTAGTGATTGGCGATCAGAATCAAGTGACAGTCGCTATGCTGGTTCTTTTTACCTGTCCTTTTACAAGGATTCGAGCGAAAATCAACCGCTCTTTGGAACATATGGTTTTTGTGTCGACTTGACTGAATTGGTTGGTGACGGCGATGCCTCCATTTTGAATGTCGGCACATTAAATAATGGAAATAAAGCAGCTTGGCTGCTTTATACTTATTGGCGCGCCGATAATACCGCGGCCGAGAATGCGGCGTTACAACTTGCTATTTGGGAAACGATTTATGACATGGCGGCTCCTGATGGGTACAATGGGGTGACCGATTATGATCGATTCGTCCTCAACACTTCATTTACAAATTCAGATATTGTAAATGCATACGCGCAATACATTACCGGCTTAGCCTCATCGGATTTAAACGCATTTAATGGTGACCAATTTCAAATAGCCAGCTTTGATGGAAAGCAAGATTTAATTTTTCAAGTAGTGCCCGAACCCGCAACTATGGCGCTGATGGGATTTGGACTTATTGGCCTTGGGGCATATATTGCTAATAAAAAGTCAAACAAGAAAGTGCAAGATCGATCTTTATTGGTTGGCTAGTGATTTGTTATTATAGCCTTAAAGGTTGGGGGATATCATTTGCTGATGAGCCTGAATTTCGGTTATCGCCTTCCTGATGATTTATAGGGAATACATGAGGCTCACTATCGCTTTAATTAACGCGTTGTGAGCCTTTCATATCATATAACCCATGTTATGCCACTGAATACCACCCCCCTATCGGTTAAACTCAAAAATGCCCTGCGTATAGACCGGGCCCTTAGATTTGTATGGCGGGCCAGTCCCGGATGGACGGTTGCTTCCGGTGCCTTGATCGTGATTCAAGGTGCTTTGCCCCTGTTGTCCCTTTATCTTGTCAAGTTGATTATTGACGCGGTTTCCGGCATGATTTTTCCGGTATCGAATCAAATGGCAGCGGCGAGTAACGGGTTTTCGGAGGTTGTTTCATACATTTGCCTCGCCGGCGGCGTGGGGTTAATAACGGCAGGCAGTCGATTTTTTGCCGATTATGTGAAAAAAGCACAAGCTCTGACGGTTACCGACTATATGTATTCCGTGCTTCATGAAAAGTCGGTGGCTGTGGATCTTGCTTATTATGAATCCCCCGGGCACCGCGATACGCTTCATCAGGCACAACGGGATGGACCGTACCGCCCTACCAGTATTGTCAACGGCTTAGTGCAAGCCGGTCAGAGCGCCGCCTCGCTTACTGCGATGTTATGGCTCCTTGTCATGTTTAACCCCTTGCTGCCTCTGGTGATGCTGGCGGCGGTCATTCCCGGGGTGATGATGCGCCTGACCTATTCGGATCGCATTTATCATTGGCAGAAAAAGCGAACCGAGGACGAAAGAAGAAGCTATTATTTCAATTGGCTTATGACGGATGGAGGGCATGCCAGAGAAATTAGACTCTTTGGCCTTGGCGACTATTTTATTGGGTGTTTTAATCGTATACGCAACACGTTAAGGCACGAAAAATTATGGTTCGAAAAGCGCCGGGCATTCGGGGATTTGGTCGCCCAGTCGAGTGTAACGATTGCTGTGTTTGGCTCCTTTATTTACATCGCATCGGAAACTGTTCACGGGCGGATCTCTATTGGTGATATGGTGATGTATTTTCAAGCATTTCAACGAGGGCTTGCCTACATGGGCTCATTGTTGGACGCCGTGGCCGCGCTCTATGAAGATAATCTGTTTCTCTCCAATTTTTATGAATTCATGGATGTTCAACCGGATATTCAAGATCCTGAAAAACCGGAGCCTGTACCGAATGTGATAAAAACCGGATTTGCGATATCGAACATAACCTTTGGGTATCAAAATTGTGGAAAAAATGTAATAGAAAATTTGAATTTTGACATAAAGCCGGGCGAGGTCGTCGCGCTAGTGGGGGAAAACGGGGCGGGAAAAAGCACAATGGTAAAGCTTCTTTGCAGACTCTATGACCCCGAGCTGGGTAGCATAAATTTGGACGGGGTGGATATTCGACATTTTCGCGCCGCAGAATATAGAAAAAGAATCTCGGTCGTATTTCAGGATTATATCCGGTATTACCTATCGGTTCGGGATAACATCCGGTTGGGAGATATTGATAAGGATAGCATGGATGAGAGCGTAAAAGCGGCGGCAGAAAAGGCGGGCATCGGTGACTATGTGGATCGACTGCATTCAGGGCTTGATACCACCCTGGGGCGATGGTTTAAAGGAGGGGAAGAGCTAAGTGTGGGGCAGTGGCAGATGGTTGCGATGGCAAGGGCTTTTTTTCGAGATGCAGACCTTGTCATTTTGGACGAGCCTGCCAGCGCCCTTGATATTAATGCCGAATCCCGGATTTTTGAAAAATTCAAGGAACTGGTTGAAAACAAAGCTGCCCTGATTATCAGCCATCGGTTTTCGACTGTAAAACTGGCGGATAAAATAATGCTTTTGCATGATGGCCGGATTGCGGAACGGGGAACCCATGCGGAGCTGATGGCGTTGAATGGTCGATACGCCGCGCTTTACCGAAAGCAGGCTGAGCAATATCCGGTATGAAGATACAAAGGAATGCGGTTACGGTGAGGTGAAATCAAGTTCTTTATTTTGAATTGATATATATTTTGCCCGTTTTATAAAAAATCCGAATTGCTGGATTCAAAATTCAGCATCCAAAATTATTTTTTAGTCATGCTGTTTTAATGGCATGAGTATTGCTTTGAATCAATGTAAGCAAACAGAAGAATATTGAAGGGTATTATAAATTCGAAAACGAACAAATGAGGGAAAAATGAAAAATTTAACATGGGGTATTGTGACGCTTACGATGGTTGCGATATTTTCTTCTATTCTTTCGGCAGAAGAGGCTATCGGTCCAATGGACTGGCGCGCTGTTTATAGAGCCGCTCTTGAAAAGGGCAAGGTGGCGCCGGTTAACCAGGCGAAGCCCGCCGGGTTGGCGTACGCTGCGCCCGAGGAAGTGGTGCTGGCTGAGGCTATTGCGATGGCACTGATGGCGGAAAAGGGCGAGCGCGTTTGTGAGTGTTTAAAAATAGCGATTGAGCTTGAGTATAATCCGTACCTGGTGCTGAAAAATATTTATGCGGTGGGCGGGGATCTGGAAATCGATCAGCTTTGCATGTGTGCAACAGAGGCGGGGGTGATGAAAGCGATCATCGCCAAGGCGGCTAAAGATGCGATGACGCCTCTAAATCAGCCCGTGTATGACATTGATGAAATCGCGCAGTCGCAATGCCTTAAGGGTGAAGACGGACTGGCCTATACGCTGGCTGACAATGATCTTAAAGAGATTCCGATTGACGATAATGGCGATAAGAACTTTGCATCGAACTCAAGCCCCAGTCCCTGACCTTTTTTGAAGCAGTGCCTGAGTAGTTCAGAAACCCCTACCGAAAAAATTTTCATAGGGGTTTTTTTGTTGACAAACCAGCAAGTTAAAATCTATAAACGGCCATTATTCCGCTGCATTGCCAATTTCTGACGAAAGGAGCTGATTTTGATAAAGAGAATTCCGCTTTTGCTCTCCTGCCTGCTATGGTGTCTATTCGTGTGTCATGATGCGATGGCTGCCGATGCGCCCGTGGGGCAGCAGAATCAGCCGGAGAGTTTCTCGCCCATCCCGGTAGGGCAAACTGAAGAAAAGATTATTCCCGGCCAGGGTCAAATAGAGGCTGATGTTTTCGGGAAAAAAGGAGGGTATTACCACCCTTTCTTACTTTTTGAAGAACGCTGGACGGATAACCTATATTATACCAATTCAAAAGAGGAAGAAGATTTTATCACGACGATATCTCCCGGTATATGGCTTGCGCTTCCGGCGAACAGAGAAAAACTTTTGGAAATTGGCACCACCACAACAAGCCCCGGCGGACTTAAAGTGAGCCGCATGAAACCCGAAGCGGCTCGAAAATTCCAAAGCTATCTATTCTATGCGCCGGAATTTGTCTATTATGCGGATAATTCACAACATGATGCCATTAACCATCAGGTCGAAGGCATGTTGCAATATAATTTAAATATGGGACTCTCTATTGACGTGGTGGATCAGTACCAAAGTAACCATGAGCCTAACGATAACGGCATATCTGAGCGAATTGATAAGTACAAAGACAATTTATTCGATTTGTTGCTGGTGTATGAAACGCCGGAGCGATTCAAGTTTAGGTTCGATTATTCAAATTACGATCTTAATTATGACGATGATGTGAATGAATACAGAAACAGGAACGACAACTCTTATGCGTTTTATGCCTTTTACAAAGTGAAGCCTAAAACTTCTGTTTTTGTTGAATATGAATTTGCAGATATTCGGTATGATGAATATACGGATTCAGACAGTTCGGAGCATAGATATTATGGCGGGCTTGATTGGAATATGACAGCCAAGACCAACGGGCGCATAAAACTTGGATATATAGAGAAAGATTTTGACAAGGGAAGCGCGTTTGATGATGACGACTTTTCGCTTGAAATACAAACACAGCATAATTTTACACCCAAGCGGGCTTTGAAATTGGTCGGTTTCCGGCGGTTTAATGAATCGTCCCTGATCGATTCCTCGGCCGTTTTGACAACCGGAATCACCGCCGCCTGGCTTCAGCGGTTCACTGAGAAGTGGTCCGGGACATTACAGTGTTCATTTACAATGGATGAATATGACGGGCTGATTACCTATAACCGGGTAACCGACGACCGAGTAGACGATATTTTCAGCATCGCGCCTGCGTTAAGATATAAAATGCGGGACTGGCTGGTAGTTGATTTCGCTTATATTTTTGCAATCAGGGATTCAAATTTCAGCCTGTTTGATTACACAACCAATACCATCTTTTTTAGAGTGGATATTTTCATTTGATGATTATGAAAAAAGCATGCCTTTTTGTTTTAATCCTAATGATGGGGTCGGCTTTTGCGATCGCCGCGGAATACACCGTGGGTGATGGCGATGTGCTTGATATTAATGTTTATGAAAACCAGGATCTTTCCACCACAGTCAGAGTGAGTGCCGACAACACGATTCGGGTGCCGCTGATTGGCGAGGTGAATGTGGAGAATCTTACGGTTTCTCAAGTTTCCGCCAAAATAGAGAAACTGCTGGCGGACGGGTATCTCGTAAATCCCCAGGTGGATGTTTTCATTAAAGAATACAGAAGTAAAAAAGCGATTATTCTCGGGCAGATTAAAACGCCCGGGCTTTATGAGCTTCGGGGGAAAACAACACTTCTTGAATTTATATCCACTGCGGGGGGCTTGACGCCGGATGCGGGAAGCACCGCGACGATTAAGCGAAAAATAGCTGAAACCAATGAGGCCGATAAGATTGTCATCGACCTGGATCTTCTGGTTAAAAAGGGGGATACATCCTTAAATCTTCCGATTCGGGATGGCGACAGCGTCTATATTTCAAAAGCCGATATCTACTACGTTTCCGGAGAAGTTAATAAGCCCGGATCTTACAAAATAGAGGCGGATCTCACGATTATCAAAGGGATTACAACGGCCGGGGGTTTTTCGAAAATCGCAGCCAAAAACAAAGTGAGGGTAATCAGAATCGTTGCCGGGCAAAAGCAGGTTCTTGAAAATGTTAAAATGGATATGCCCGTTTTCCCAGATGATGTGATTATCGTTCCGGAGAGTTTTTTCTGACCTATGGAAGAAAAAGAAATACACCTCAGAGATTATCTGCGAATCGTAAATAGGCGGAAAACCACCGTTTTAACCTTCTTTATCATCACCTTTCTCGCGGTGGTCATTGCGACATTCACCGCGACGCCCATCTACCAGGCAACGACAAAGGTCATGATGGAGCGGGATGTTTCAAGCCCTTTGGCCGGAAATTACAGTTACCTGCCTTACGATCCGGAATTCCTGGAAACTCAGTATCAGGTCATCACCAGCATGGCCGTGGCTGAAAAGGTTGTCGGTATTCTCGATCCGGATAAGGTGTATCACGCTTTTTTCAAAGAAGGGCGTGGGGGAAAAAGCATTATCGCACTCATCGCGGGGTGGTTTAATACCCAGTATTCCGCATTTAAAGAAATCGTCGGCATTCAAAAGCTGTTATCAACCGCTGAGGCGGATTTGGATCAGGAGACGGATGCCCCGTTGAGCAAAACCGAAGAGATTGCCCGATCCGTTCAAGCCGGTATCAGCGTGTCTCCGGTCGCCAATTCGAGAGTTGTTGAAATTAGTTACATGTCTGAAAATCCGGCGCTTGCCGTGAAAGTAGCCAATTCCGTCGCCCAGGCGTATATCAATAATCTGTTGGATATGCGGATGGAGGTTTCAAATTACAGCATCAAGTGGATGACCAAAAAGGCGGAAACGCAGCGGGAGAAACTGGAGAAATCTGAAAAGGTTCTTCAGGCCTATCTGAGAAGCCAGGATATTGTTACTGTTGAAGATAAAATAGCGCTGATACCCGAGCGGCTTTCCGAGCTGAGCAGGCGATTGACGAACGCCGAGACCGAACAAAAAGAGTTAAAGGCGGTCTATGATCAGATATTAAGCACGGGTTCCGGCGCTCTCGAAGCCATTCCCGTCATTGCTGAAAATGAGGCGGTGGATGCCATCAACAAACAGATTTTGAAAGCGGAACAAAATATCTCCGACCTTTTAAAAAAATATGGTCGCAAACACCCCATCTTGATTTCGGCCATGGATGAGCTGAAGGGATTGAGAAGCAAAAAACATGCGGAGATGCAAAAGGCCGTTCAGACCATTAAAAACAGATACCAGCTGGCTAAATCCAACGTGGGGGATTTACAGGCACTGCTTGAGCAGACCAAGTTTGAAGCCGCCAATTTGAATGAAAAATATATTCAACTGGGAATACTCAAAAGAGAGGTGGAGACCAATAGAAGCCTTTATGACGCGTTAATGAGGAAATTAAAGGAAAGAGATATCACGGAAGAAAATCAGACCGTGAATGTTTGGGTGATTGAAGAGGCGGCGTTGCCGAAAATCCCCGCCAAACCGAACAAGAAAAGGAACATCCTGCTGGCAACTATACTGGGGCTTTTCGGCGGCGTTGGCCTGGCTTTTTTTCTTGAATATCTCGATAATACCGTTAAAAGCCCGGAAGATATCGAAGAAAAATTCGATATTCCCGTCATCGGGGCCATATCCTTGTTTAAGGGGATGGACGAAACCATTGTCAATAGTATTTTGGCGGAGTCCACGCCCATCGTTTCTGAAGGCTTCAAGAGCCTTAGAACGTCTATTTTTCTCTCTTCCGCAGACAAACCACCCGGCTCATTGGTCGTTACCAGCATGTCGCCTGGCGAGGGTAAATCATCCATATGCGCCTGTCTGGCTGCGACGATTGCAAGGGCCGGGAAAAAGACCCTTTTAATTGATGCAGACATGCGGCGGCCGGTGCAGCACCAAAATTTCAAGCTGAATAATACTACGGGTCTTAGCTCTTTTCTGGCGGGTATTGAGACCAAAAATATTATTGAAAACGGTCCGGTTGAAAATTTGCATGTAATAACGGCAGGACCCGTGCCGCCCAACCCATCGGAGCTCTTGAGCTCTGATAGGATGGGGAAATTAATCGCAAAACTTTCTGATGTCTATGACATGATTCTTGTTGACTCGCCCCCGGCATTAAATGTCAGTGATCCACTTATCATCAGTAAAAATGTTCAGGGCGTGGTGATTGTATCCTGGGCCGGATCAACCACCTATGAAATGATAAGCAAGGGCTTAAAACTCTTCAAGGAAATATCCGTTCCCTTAATTGGTATGATCCTAAACCGATTTGATGCCAAAAAAAGCGGATATTATTATGGGTATGGCGATTACTATTACTCCTCTTCTTCCAAACCCAAAGATGACGAAGAATAGACTATTTATTTTCCTGATCATTTTTTCGCCCTTGGCATTTGGCACCGTGGAGCCGTGGTCATATGCCGTAATGGAAATTCTTACTTTCTTCGCGCTGGC
This Desulfobacterales bacterium DNA region includes the following protein-coding sequences:
- a CDS encoding outer membrane beta-barrel protein produces the protein MIKRIPLLLSCLLWCLFVCHDAMAADAPVGQQNQPESFSPIPVGQTEEKIIPGQGQIEADVFGKKGGYYHPFLLFEERWTDNLYYTNSKEEEDFITTISPGIWLALPANREKLLEIGTTTTSPGGLKVSRMKPEAARKFQSYLFYAPEFVYYADNSQHDAINHQVEGMLQYNLNMGLSIDVVDQYQSNHEPNDNGISERIDKYKDNLFDLLLVYETPERFKFRFDYSNYDLNYDDDVNEYRNRNDNSYAFYAFYKVKPKTSVFVEYEFADIRYDEYTDSDSSEHRYYGGLDWNMTAKTNGRIKLGYIEKDFDKGSAFDDDDFSLEIQTQHNFTPKRALKLVGFRRFNESSLIDSSAVLTTGITAAWLQRFTEKWSGTLQCSFTMDEYDGLITYNRVTDDRVDDIFSIAPALRYKMRDWLVVDFAYIFAIRDSNFSLFDYTTNTIFFRVDIFI
- a CDS encoding ABC transporter ATP-binding protein, with product MPLNTTPLSVKLKNALRIDRALRFVWRASPGWTVASGALIVIQGALPLLSLYLVKLIIDAVSGMIFPVSNQMAAASNGFSEVVSYICLAGGVGLITAGSRFFADYVKKAQALTVTDYMYSVLHEKSVAVDLAYYESPGHRDTLHQAQRDGPYRPTSIVNGLVQAGQSAASLTAMLWLLVMFNPLLPLVMLAAVIPGVMMRLTYSDRIYHWQKKRTEDERRSYYFNWLMTDGGHAREIRLFGLGDYFIGCFNRIRNTLRHEKLWFEKRRAFGDLVAQSSVTIAVFGSFIYIASETVHGRISIGDMVMYFQAFQRGLAYMGSLLDAVAALYEDNLFLSNFYEFMDVQPDIQDPEKPEPVPNVIKTGFAISNITFGYQNCGKNVIENLNFDIKPGEVVALVGENGAGKSTMVKLLCRLYDPELGSINLDGVDIRHFRAAEYRKRISVVFQDYIRYYLSVRDNIRLGDIDKDSMDESVKAAAEKAGIGDYVDRLHSGLDTTLGRWFKGGEELSVGQWQMVAMARAFFRDADLVILDEPASALDINAESRIFEKFKELVENKAALIISHRFSTVKLADKIMLLHDGRIAERGTHAELMALNGRYAALYRKQAEQYPV
- a CDS encoding polysaccharide biosynthesis/export family protein — encoded protein: MIMKKACLFVLILMMGSAFAIAAEYTVGDGDVLDINVYENQDLSTTVRVSADNTIRVPLIGEVNVENLTVSQVSAKIEKLLADGYLVNPQVDVFIKEYRSKKAIILGQIKTPGLYELRGKTTLLEFISTAGGLTPDAGSTATIKRKIAETNEADKIVIDLDLLVKKGDTSLNLPIRDGDSVYISKADIYYVSGEVNKPGSYKIEADLTIIKGITTAGGFSKIAAKNKVRVIRIVAGQKQVLENVKMDMPVFPDDVIIVPESFF
- a CDS encoding PEP-CTERM sorting domain-containing protein, which gives rise to MEKVVGCKGVQPLSFRLFRMRIFLKIHGHFGRDNPGENQKGGEMVRFVIGWAILLSMSFVSGVSAEYIDVTPDNKPKSYGYLAVYFQFDFNYDGVFSTDTYTGSDWRSESSDSRYAGSFYLSFYKDSSENQPLFGTYGFCVDLTELVGDGDASILNVGTLNNGNKAAWLLYTYWRADNTAAENAALQLAIWETIYDMAAPDGYNGVTDYDRFVLNTSFTNSDIVNAYAQYITGLASSDLNAFNGDQFQIASFDGKQDLIFQVVPEPATMALMGFGLIGLGAYIANKKSNKKVQDRSLLVG
- a CDS encoding polysaccharide biosynthesis tyrosine autokinase, which encodes MEEKEIHLRDYLRIVNRRKTTVLTFFIITFLAVVIATFTATPIYQATTKVMMERDVSSPLAGNYSYLPYDPEFLETQYQVITSMAVAEKVVGILDPDKVYHAFFKEGRGGKSIIALIAGWFNTQYSAFKEIVGIQKLLSTAEADLDQETDAPLSKTEEIARSVQAGISVSPVANSRVVEISYMSENPALAVKVANSVAQAYINNLLDMRMEVSNYSIKWMTKKAETQREKLEKSEKVLQAYLRSQDIVTVEDKIALIPERLSELSRRLTNAETEQKELKAVYDQILSTGSGALEAIPVIAENEAVDAINKQILKAEQNISDLLKKYGRKHPILISAMDELKGLRSKKHAEMQKAVQTIKNRYQLAKSNVGDLQALLEQTKFEAANLNEKYIQLGILKREVETNRSLYDALMRKLKERDITEENQTVNVWVIEEAALPKIPAKPNKKRNILLATILGLFGGVGLAFFLEYLDNTVKSPEDIEEKFDIPVIGAISLFKGMDETIVNSILAESTPIVSEGFKSLRTSIFLSSADKPPGSLVVTSMSPGEGKSSICACLAATIARAGKKTLLIDADMRRPVQHQNFKLNNTTGLSSFLAGIETKNIIENGPVENLHVITAGPVPPNPSELLSSDRMGKLIAKLSDVYDMILVDSPPALNVSDPLIISKNVQGVVIVSWAGSTTYEMISKGLKLFKEISVPLIGMILNRFDAKKSGYYYGYGDYYYSSSSKPKDDEE